The genomic stretch TGCGCGAACACCTTCAAAAGCATCTGCCTGATTACATGTTGCCATCCGCGTTTGTTTTTCTGGAAAAACTACCGCTGACCCCGAACGGCAAAGTGGATCGGCGCGTCCTCCCCGCGCCGGACACGACGCGAACCGCCTTGCGAAACGAATTTGTCGCACCCCGGGACGATGTGGAAGGCAAATTGGCCGCCCTTTGGGAGAACATCCTCGAGGTCCAGCCGGTCGGCATCCGCGACAACTTCTTCGAGCTGGGCGGACATTCACTTCTGGGAGTGCGGCTGTTCGCGCGCATGGAGAAGGATTTCGCCAGAAAACTTCCCATTGCCACGCTGTTCCAGGCACCAACGGTCGAACAACTGGCGGCCCTGTTGCGCGAAGAAAAGGAGCGAACGACCTGTTCGTCCCTGGTGGCCATCCAGCCCAGGGGAACACGTCCGCCCATATTCTTCATGCACGGCGCCGGCGGCGGCAACCTCTGGACCTACGCGAACCTCGCGCCATATCTTGGCACTGACCAGCCGGTTTATGGACTGGAATCGCGGGGCATGCGCGGACTCGAAGAGTTCACCCGCATCGAAGACATGGCGGCGCATTACATTGAGGAAATCCGCACGGTCCAGCCCGGCGGACCCTATTATTTGGGCGGCTATTGCTTCGGAGGCAATGTGGCCTATGAAATCGCGCGGCAACTCCATGGGCAGGGGGAACAAATCGCCCTGCTGGCCCTCATGGAAAGCGCGCCCCCCAATTCCGGCGAGTGCATCCAGTGGTGGCACCCCGGTTTTCTGGCGAAGTTCGCGGTAAATGCGGTTTACTGGCTCAACGATTTCGTTCATCAGGAGCCAGCCGACCGGCAAAGCTTCGTGCGTCGCAAATTCCGCGCGCTCGGGAAAAGGATGCGACGCTGGTTCTGGCGTGACGACCCTGACGCAGGGGCGGTTGATCTCGACGAAATCATTGACGCGGCTCAATTCCCCGAACTCGAACTGAGGTTATGGGAAATCCACCTGCGCGCCATTCGCGACTATGTGCCGCAACCGTACACAGGCCGGGTGACGCTTTTCCGCACCCGCACCCAGCCGTTTCTCTGCTCGTTCGACCCGTTGTACGGGTGGAGTGAACTGGCCGCCGGCGGTGTCGAAGCCATTGCGATCCCCGGTTCCCACGAAAAAATCTTCGTCGAACCGCAAGTGCGCGCGTTGGCGGCGAAATTGAAGGCGTGTCTGAACGACGCGCAATCGAAAACGACCCGCCCAGATCAACCATGACGTCCGGAAACGAAATCACTTTGCAACGACCGGAATCATCCGACGGCGGAACCGGGCTGCCTCCAAACCGCATGCAGCCGGCCCGGGATGTCTCGGCACAGCAGAGCGAACGCCCGGCAATCTCCCGCCACGAGCGTCGGCGCGAGTTTCCGCTTTCCTGTGCCCAAAAGCGGCTTTGGTTTCTGGACCGTCTGGAGCCCGGCATTGCGGTTGATAACCTGTGCCGGGCCGTGCGGCTGACCGGTTCGCTTCAGGTTCCGGCTTTGGAACGGGGCCTGAATGAAATCATCCGCCGCCACGAAATTCTGCGGACGAACTTCTTCGACCACGAAGGGAATCCCGTCCAGGTGATTGCTGAAGGCCGGATATTGAAATTGCCGGTCCTCGATTTGAGCGACCATCCCGGCGACCGGCGCGAAGAGGAATTGCAGCGAATTCTTGAGGAAGAGGCGCAAAGACCTTTCAACCTCTCGGACGATCCGCTTTTGCGCGCGTTGCTGGTCCGGCTCGAAGCCGCCGAGCATGTGCTGCTGGTCACCCTGCATCACATCGTTTCCGACGGACGTTCGCTCGACATTTTCTTGCTGGAGATGGAGGTGCTCTACGAATCCTTCCAAACCGGAAAACCGGCACCGCTGCCCGAACTGCCCGTTCAATACGGCGACTTCGCGTTGTGGGAACAGGACTGGCTCGAAAGCGAGCCGTTGCGACGACAGTTGGCTCACTGGAAAAGGAAGTTGATCGGCGTCCTTCCGACTCTGGAATTGCCGACTGACCGGCCGCGTCCCGCGGTGCAGAGTTTGCGTGGCGGGTCCGAGACTTTGCAGCTTTCGCAAACACTGATCCAGGCGCTTAAAAACCTGGGGACTGCCGAAAACGCATCGCTGTTCATGACGTTGCTGACGGCGTTCCTGGCCTTGCTGCACCGTTACACCGGCCAGGAGGACATTCTGGTGGGCTCGCTCGTTGCGGGACGAAACCACCCAAAACTGGAGACGCTGATTGGCTGTTTCGGCAACAGACTGGTATTCCGGGGGAATTCTGCCGGGAACCCCACATTCCGCAAACTGCTCCAGCGGACGCGCGATATGGCGTTGGAGGCGTTTGCGCATTGCGGTTTGCCGTTCGAAAAACTGGTGGAAGAACTGCAGCCGGAGCGGACACTGAGCCGTAATCCATTCTTTCAGGTGATTTTCGAGTCGCAGAACGCGCCGATGCCGACGATGCAATGGGCGGAGCTGAAGGTGCAGCCGATTGAAGTGAACACCGGTTTGGCCAGATTCGATTTGAACCTGATCCTGACAGAGACGCCGCCGGGAATGCGGGCCACGCTGAAATACAACGCCGACCTGTTCAGGCGCAGCACCATGTCGCGGCTGCTCGGCCACTTTCAGACGATCCTGGAAGGCGCCGCTGCCGACCCGGACCAGAATCTTTCAGAACTGCCGCTGCTGACGCCGTCCGAACGCAGACAACTCCTCAACGAATGGAATGAGACGGCGGTTGCCTATCCGAGGGAAGCCTGCATCCACGAACTTTTCCAGGCACAGGCAGAACGGACTCCCTCGGCCACCGCGCTGGTCTGGGGAGAAGACCGCGTCACCTATCAGGAACTGGATGGCCGGGCCAATCAGTTGGCCGACCGTTTGCGGAAACTGGGCGTGGGACCGGAAACGCTCGTGGGTGTCTGCATCGGCCGCACGCCAGCGATGGTTGTGGGTCTGCTCGCCATTCTCAAAGCCGGCG from Candidatus Angelobacter sp. encodes the following:
- a CDS encoding alpha/beta fold hydrolase; translation: REHLQKHLPDYMLPSAFVFLEKLPLTPNGKVDRRVLPAPDTTRTALRNEFVAPRDDVEGKLAALWENILEVQPVGIRDNFFELGGHSLLGVRLFARMEKDFARKLPIATLFQAPTVEQLAALLREEKERTTCSSLVAIQPRGTRPPIFFMHGAGGGNLWTYANLAPYLGTDQPVYGLESRGMRGLEEFTRIEDMAAHYIEEIRTVQPGGPYYLGGYCFGGNVAYEIARQLHGQGEQIALLALMESAPPNSGECIQWWHPGFLAKFAVNAVYWLNDFVHQEPADRQSFVRRKFRALGKRMRRWFWRDDPDAGAVDLDEIIDAAQFPELELRLWEIHLRAIRDYVPQPYTGRVTLFRTRTQPFLCSFDPLYGWSELAAGGVEAIAIPGSHEKIFVEPQVRALAAKLKACLNDAQSKTTRPDQP